The following are from one region of the Streptomyces decoyicus genome:
- a CDS encoding YncE family protein, translated as MTPTPAGPPGDLLAVVSQTGPTVTFFDAATHERLEVLQVPPQPHELCFDPDHRLLYCTSTYRSGFYHANEGPAHEITVIDVDTRSVVATLDTTPDHAPHGLALDRARGRLYVSVEATDTEPGGVLIIDTRTHARLGRIPTMAPGPHWFALTPDGRQGFATNKEAPFVSVVDLERGACTARIPVPGSEGLALAPDGRHAYVAAPKADFHAPPSAPPGIRVIDTATYEILRTLPTRGQVLPVHVTATGTLLVGELRPDASPDGPLGSHLPGVLTVFAPGTLAPVGEVEVGHFPLTITSSPDGRLGYVSGNLSSTVTVVDLNTLSPLTTLEVDRNDISGAHGLAYIESA; from the coding sequence ATGACTCCGACCCCCGCCGGACCGCCCGGCGACCTGCTCGCCGTCGTCAGCCAGACCGGCCCCACCGTCACCTTCTTCGACGCCGCCACCCATGAGCGCCTCGAGGTGCTCCAGGTCCCGCCGCAGCCGCACGAACTGTGCTTCGACCCGGACCACCGGCTGCTGTACTGCACCAGCACCTACCGCTCAGGCTTCTACCACGCCAACGAGGGTCCGGCCCACGAGATCACCGTCATCGACGTCGATACCCGCTCCGTCGTCGCCACCCTCGACACCACCCCCGACCACGCCCCGCACGGCCTGGCTCTCGACCGTGCGCGCGGGCGTCTGTACGTCAGCGTCGAGGCCACCGACACCGAGCCCGGCGGTGTCCTGATCATCGACACCCGCACCCACGCCCGCCTCGGCCGCATCCCCACGATGGCGCCCGGCCCGCACTGGTTCGCCCTCACCCCCGACGGCCGGCAGGGCTTCGCCACCAACAAGGAAGCCCCGTTCGTCTCCGTCGTCGACCTCGAGCGCGGGGCGTGCACGGCCCGTATCCCCGTCCCCGGCAGCGAGGGCCTCGCCCTCGCCCCCGACGGCCGCCATGCCTACGTAGCGGCCCCCAAGGCCGACTTCCACGCCCCGCCCTCGGCGCCGCCGGGCATCCGCGTCATCGACACCGCCACCTACGAGATCCTCCGCACCCTCCCCACCCGGGGCCAGGTCCTGCCCGTCCATGTCACCGCGACCGGCACGCTCCTCGTCGGCGAACTGCGCCCGGACGCCTCACCGGACGGCCCGCTCGGCTCCCACCTCCCAGGGGTCCTGACCGTCTTCGCCCCCGGCACCCTCGCCCCCGTCGGTGAGGTGGAGGTCGGCCACTTCCCCCTCACCATCACTTCCTCCCCCGACGGCCGCCTCGGCTATGTCTCCGGCAACCTCTCCAGCACCGTCACCGTCGTCGACCTGAATACCTTGAGCCCACTCACCACCCTGGAAGTCGACCGCAACGACATTTCCGGCGCCCACGGCCTGGCCTATATCGAATCCGCGTAA
- a CDS encoding SpoIIE family protein phosphatase, producing MGEQITDTRMRRPVITARAAATFEPVGRSVATARAFVRDTLQGWGCADIVDDAVVLTSELVTNAVVHAGTAADVLCLRNDDGVRISVADRYPEREIPLQNAGQVVVHPDREGGRGLLLCGALASRWGVEYTAAQKHVWFQLDLPERPAGTRSAGPALPVDALPVTDARVRVAVIQIDRGGCISFWNEDAQDLFAYDPEQVIGKPLTDFAAWPHTPGTGTGIVEALQLSRWEGSYGIRGSDGRVVPVYASHLRVRDADGEASTVCLLVRDHERAILQSPQRTPAPDAATQAARSEGRSDPFEVFIGSPAPDDLDGLLQRTVERARDMLDGDAAYLLLATDDETELEVRASTGLPSARQRFARVPVEAGSGRYGSARMPAVHEDLTAVPGAVPLLSGTGMRSVVTVPLKVEGRLTGSLGVAAEGAGRYTNEEALRLQFAADRIALAVERARLTELEKLRRGSLSFLVEASDLLAGTLDRDQTLALMAQMTVPTLATWCAVYTVADQTSEPELSYVLHEDEDRIDGLKTLLMKVDAPEPVPTPGARVWTAPGDAAHDAALRTSMRSLGLGNSARPSTGPGATLATASAVGGETVVLPLVARNRVIGMLTLGKPTEEHFRQEILELAEDLSRRAALALDNSRLYSERTAISQSLQRSLLPPELPVIPGVEVEVIYRAAGEGNEVGGDFYDLFPIRDGAYGFAIGDVCGTGPEAAAVTGLARHALRLLAREGFGGPAVLERLNAAILDEGARSRFLTLLYGELWPQEDGSALLKVVCAGHPLPLRLRQDGTVEPAAEPQPLLGVLDDLELYEQTVTLDPGDVLLCVTDGVTERREGTRMLGDDGLTDVLTTCTGLTAGAVAARVLRAVERFAAEPASDDMAILAMRVPEVPAG from the coding sequence ATGGGGGAGCAGATCACCGACACACGCATGAGGAGACCAGTGATCACCGCGCGGGCCGCCGCAACCTTCGAGCCGGTCGGGCGCTCGGTCGCCACTGCCCGTGCGTTCGTCCGCGACACCCTCCAGGGCTGGGGCTGTGCCGACATCGTCGACGACGCCGTGGTGCTGACCAGCGAGCTGGTCACCAATGCCGTGGTGCACGCCGGCACGGCCGCCGATGTGCTGTGTCTGCGCAACGACGACGGCGTACGGATCTCCGTCGCCGACCGCTACCCCGAACGAGAGATTCCGCTCCAGAACGCCGGCCAGGTCGTCGTCCACCCGGACCGCGAGGGCGGCCGCGGACTGCTGCTGTGCGGCGCACTGGCCTCCCGCTGGGGCGTCGAGTACACCGCCGCACAAAAACACGTCTGGTTCCAGCTCGACCTCCCCGAGCGCCCGGCCGGCACCCGCTCCGCGGGCCCCGCCCTGCCCGTCGACGCCCTTCCGGTCACCGACGCCCGCGTCCGCGTCGCGGTGATCCAGATCGACCGGGGCGGCTGCATCAGCTTCTGGAACGAAGACGCCCAGGACCTCTTCGCCTACGACCCCGAGCAGGTCATCGGCAAACCGCTCACCGACTTCGCCGCCTGGCCGCACACCCCCGGCACCGGCACGGGCATCGTCGAGGCGCTCCAGCTCTCCCGCTGGGAGGGCTCCTACGGCATCCGGGGCTCCGACGGCCGGGTCGTCCCCGTCTACGCCTCCCACCTGCGCGTCCGCGACGCCGACGGTGAGGCCTCCACGGTCTGCCTGCTGGTGCGCGACCACGAACGCGCGATCCTCCAGAGCCCCCAGCGCACCCCCGCCCCGGACGCCGCCACCCAGGCCGCCCGGTCGGAGGGCCGCTCCGACCCCTTCGAGGTCTTCATCGGCTCACCGGCCCCCGATGATCTCGACGGCCTGCTCCAGCGCACCGTCGAACGCGCCCGCGACATGCTCGACGGCGATGCCGCCTACCTCCTCCTGGCCACCGACGACGAGACCGAGCTGGAGGTGCGCGCCTCCACGGGCCTGCCCTCCGCCCGCCAGCGGTTCGCCCGGGTCCCCGTGGAGGCCGGATCCGGACGCTACGGCTCCGCCCGGATGCCCGCCGTCCATGAGGACCTCACCGCCGTCCCCGGCGCCGTACCGCTCCTCAGCGGCACGGGCATGCGCTCGGTCGTCACCGTCCCGCTCAAGGTCGAGGGCCGGCTGACCGGCTCGCTCGGCGTCGCCGCCGAGGGCGCCGGCCGCTACACGAACGAAGAGGCGCTGCGGCTCCAGTTCGCCGCCGACCGCATCGCCCTCGCCGTCGAACGCGCCCGCCTCACCGAGCTGGAAAAGCTGCGCCGCGGCTCCCTCTCCTTCCTCGTCGAGGCCTCCGACCTGCTGGCCGGCACCCTCGACCGCGACCAGACCCTGGCCCTGATGGCCCAGATGACGGTCCCCACCCTCGCCACGTGGTGCGCCGTCTACACCGTCGCCGACCAGACCTCCGAGCCCGAGCTCTCCTACGTCCTGCACGAGGACGAGGACCGCATCGACGGCCTGAAGACCCTGCTGATGAAGGTCGACGCACCCGAGCCGGTCCCCACCCCCGGCGCACGGGTCTGGACCGCCCCCGGCGACGCCGCGCACGACGCCGCCCTGCGCACCTCCATGCGCAGCCTGGGCCTGGGCAACTCCGCCCGCCCCTCCACCGGCCCCGGTGCCACCCTGGCCACCGCCTCCGCCGTCGGCGGCGAAACCGTCGTGCTGCCCCTGGTCGCCCGTAACCGCGTCATCGGCATGCTCACCCTCGGCAAGCCCACCGAGGAGCACTTCCGCCAGGAGATCCTCGAACTCGCCGAGGACCTCTCCCGCCGGGCCGCCCTCGCCCTGGACAACTCCCGGCTCTACTCCGAGCGCACGGCCATCAGCCAGTCCCTCCAGCGCAGCCTGCTGCCCCCGGAGCTGCCGGTGATCCCCGGCGTGGAGGTCGAGGTCATCTACCGCGCGGCCGGCGAGGGCAACGAGGTCGGCGGCGACTTCTACGACCTCTTCCCGATCCGCGACGGCGCCTACGGCTTCGCGATCGGCGACGTCTGCGGTACGGGCCCGGAAGCCGCCGCCGTCACGGGCCTGGCCCGGCACGCCCTGCGCCTCCTCGCCCGCGAGGGCTTCGGCGGCCCCGCCGTCCTGGAGCGGCTCAACGCAGCCATCCTCGACGAGGGCGCCCGCAGCCGTTTTCTGACGCTCCTTTACGGCGAGCTCTGGCCGCAGGAGGACGGCAGCGCCCTCCTCAAGGTCGTCTGCGCGGGCCACCCCCTCCCGCTCCGGCTGCGCCAGGACGGCACGGTCGAGCCGGCCGCCGAACCCCAGCCGCTCCTCGGCGTGCTGGACGACCTGGAGCTCTACGAACAGACCGTCACCCTCGACCCCGGCGACGTCCTCCTGTGCGTCACCGACGGCGTCACCGAACGCCGCGAGGGCACCCGCATGCTCGGCGACGACGGCCTCACCGACGTCCTGACCACCTGTACGGGACTGACGGCCGGCGCCGTCGCCGCCCGCGTGCTGCGCGCCGTGGAACGCTTCGCCGCCGAACCGGCCTCCGACGACATGGCCATCCTCGCCATGCGCGTCCCCGAGGTCCCGGCAGGCTGA
- a CDS encoding DegT/DnrJ/EryC1/StrS family aminotransferase, translating into MRTVGALKSAGVSAGDEVVVPAYGNAEVARAVLELGAVPVFADVDADSYCLDPAAVSDVVTSQTAAVVAIHRFGRQADAGWIREVGQRHGLLVLVEDEPGADPVGAELRQAHASYLDGRLSGVRTPTPAAGHTYEQYVVRVPGNGRPDRDAFARTLRAKGVACKVPVLAPVYRMPGLRRDVFLPQTERAVDETLALPVHAGMSRRELHRMVSACNALGGLLQPAF; encoded by the coding sequence ATGCGGACAGTGGGAGCACTCAAGTCGGCCGGTGTCAGTGCTGGTGACGAGGTCGTGGTGCCGGCATACGGCAACGCCGAGGTGGCCCGGGCCGTGCTGGAGTTGGGCGCGGTGCCGGTGTTCGCCGACGTGGACGCCGACAGTTACTGCCTGGACCCGGCCGCGGTGTCGGACGTGGTGACCAGCCAGACGGCCGCGGTCGTGGCGATCCATCGGTTCGGGCGGCAGGCGGACGCCGGCTGGATCCGTGAAGTGGGCCAGCGGCACGGTCTGTTGGTGCTCGTGGAGGATGAGCCCGGGGCGGACCCGGTGGGCGCGGAGCTGCGGCAGGCGCATGCCTCGTACCTGGACGGCAGGCTCAGCGGGGTCCGGACGCCGACGCCGGCGGCGGGGCACACGTACGAGCAGTACGTGGTGCGGGTGCCGGGCAACGGGCGGCCGGACCGGGATGCGTTCGCGCGGACGCTGCGGGCCAAGGGCGTGGCCTGCAAGGTGCCCGTACTGGCTCCGGTGTACCGGATGCCGGGGCTGCGACGTGATGTGTTTCTGCCGCAGACCGAGCGGGCGGTGGACGAGACGCTGGCGCTGCCCGTTCATGCCGGGATGTCGCGGCGGGAGCTGCACAGGATGGTCAGCGCGTGCAATGCGCTCGGCGGATTGCTGCAACCGGCCTTTTAG
- a CDS encoding ribonuclease J — translation MSHPHPELGAPPKLPKGGLRVTPLGGLGEIGRNMTVFEYGGRLLIVDCGVLFPEEEQPGIDLILPDFTSIRDRLDDIDGIVLTHGHEDHIGGVPYLLREKPDIPLIGSKLTLALIEAKLQEHRIRPYTLEVKEGHTERIGSFDCEFVAVNHSIPDALAVAIRTPAGMVVHTGDFKMDQLPLDRRLTDLPAFARLGEEGIDLLLSDSTNAEVPGFVPPERDISNVLRTVFANAQKRIIVASFASHVHRIQQILDAAHEYGRRVAFVGRSMVRNMGIARELGYLKVPAGLVVDVKTLDDLPDDEVVLVCTGSQGEPMAALSRMANRDHQIRIVQGDTVILASSLIPGNENAVYRVINGLTRWGADVVHKGNAKVHVSGHASAGELLYFYNICKPKNLMPVHGEWRHLRANAELGALTGVPKDRIVIAEDGVVVDMVNGVAKIVGKVQAGYVYVDGLSVGDVTETHLKDRRILGDEGIISVFVVVDSSTGKIVGGPDLHARGSGIEDSTLLGVVPKIDEALAKAAQDGVADAHQLQQLIRRSVGKWVSDNYRRRPMILPVVVEV, via the coding sequence TTGAGTCATCCGCATCCTGAGCTCGGCGCCCCGCCGAAGCTTCCCAAGGGTGGCCTGCGCGTCACCCCCCTCGGCGGCCTGGGTGAAATCGGCCGCAACATGACGGTCTTCGAATACGGCGGCCGGCTGCTGATCGTCGACTGCGGAGTGCTTTTCCCCGAGGAGGAGCAGCCCGGAATCGACCTGATCCTGCCGGACTTCACGTCCATCAGGGATCGCCTCGACGACATCGACGGCATCGTGCTCACCCACGGCCACGAGGACCACATCGGTGGTGTCCCCTATCTCCTGCGCGAGAAGCCGGACATCCCCCTCATCGGTTCGAAGCTGACCCTCGCCCTCATCGAGGCCAAGCTTCAGGAGCACCGCATCCGCCCCTACACCCTCGAGGTGAAGGAAGGGCACACGGAGCGGATCGGCTCCTTCGACTGCGAGTTCGTCGCGGTCAACCACTCCATCCCCGACGCCCTGGCCGTCGCCATCCGCACCCCCGCGGGCATGGTCGTGCACACCGGCGACTTCAAGATGGACCAGCTCCCGCTGGACCGCCGCCTGACCGACCTCCCCGCCTTCGCGCGGCTCGGCGAGGAAGGCATCGACCTTCTCCTCTCCGACTCCACGAACGCCGAGGTCCCGGGCTTCGTCCCGCCCGAGCGGGACATCTCCAATGTCCTGCGCACGGTGTTCGCGAACGCCCAGAAGCGCATCATCGTGGCCAGCTTCGCCAGCCATGTGCACCGCATCCAGCAGATCCTCGACGCGGCGCACGAGTACGGCCGCCGGGTCGCCTTCGTCGGCCGTTCGATGGTCCGCAACATGGGCATCGCCCGCGAGCTGGGGTACCTGAAGGTCCCCGCCGGCCTGGTCGTCGACGTCAAGACCCTCGACGATCTCCCCGACGACGAGGTCGTGCTGGTCTGCACGGGGTCCCAGGGCGAGCCGATGGCAGCCCTCTCCCGGATGGCCAACCGCGACCACCAGATCCGGATCGTCCAGGGCGACACCGTGATCCTGGCGTCCTCCCTCATCCCGGGCAACGAGAACGCGGTCTACCGCGTGATCAACGGCCTCACCCGATGGGGCGCGGACGTCGTCCACAAGGGCAATGCCAAGGTCCATGTCTCGGGCCACGCCTCGGCCGGCGAGCTGCTGTACTTCTACAACATCTGCAAGCCGAAGAACCTCATGCCGGTACACGGCGAATGGCGCCATCTGCGCGCCAACGCCGAACTGGGTGCGCTGACCGGTGTACCGAAGGACCGGATCGTCATCGCCGAGGACGGTGTCGTGGTCGACATGGTCAACGGCGTCGCCAAGATCGTCGGCAAGGTCCAGGCGGGCTACGTCTATGTCGACGGCCTCTCCGTCGGCGATGTCACGGAAACCCATCTGAAGGACCGCCGCATCCTGGGCGACGAAGGCATCATCTCGGTCTTCGTGGTCGTGGACAGCAGCACCGGCAAGATCGTCGGCGGCCCGGACCTGCATGCGCGCGGCTCCGGCATCGAAGACTCCACCCTGTTGGGCGTGGTCCCCAAGATCGATGAGGCCTTGGCCAAGGCGGCTCAGGACGGCGTCGCGGACGCGCACCAGCTCCAGCAGCTGATCCGCCGCTCGGTCGGCAAGTGGGTCTCGGACAACTACCGCCGCCGCCCGATGATCCTCCCCGTGGTCGTCGAGGTCTGA